The Solidesulfovibrio sp. DNA window CTAGTATTCGAGCCGGTTGGCGCCAGCAAGGAGACCCGCATGCCCGGAAAGATACTCATCGTCGATGATGAGGTGCATATCCGCATGCTCCTCGAGCAAACGCTCGAGGAACTGGAAGAGGATCACGGCGTGGAGATCCTTTCCGCCCAAAACGGCGAAGAAGGTCTGGCGCTGATTCGCTCCGCAAAGCCCGACGTCGTGTTCCTGGACATCATGATGCCCAAGCTCAACGGCTATGAAGTCTGCCAGCACGTCAAGGAAGACCCGTCCATCCTCGGTATCGGCATCGTACTCCTGACCGCCAAGGGCCAGGAAGTCGACCGCCGGCAGGGCCTCGACCTCGG harbors:
- a CDS encoding response regulator codes for the protein MPGKILIVDDEVHIRMLLEQTLEELEEDHGVEILSAQNGEEGLALIRSAKPDVVFLDIMMPKLNGYEVCQHVKEDPSILGIGIVLLTAKGQEVDRRQGLDLGASRYMTKPFDPDEVLRVAKELLGIDD